The following are encoded in a window of Methanobrevibacter ruminantium M1 genomic DNA:
- a CDS encoding NAD(P)-dependent alcohol dehydrogenase, giving the protein MATFKGFAMKRLNEIGWVEKEVPECGPMDAIIKPTCVSPCTSDIHTVWEGAIGDRRDMILGHEAVGEVVEVGSMVKKFKPGDRVIVPAITPDWDDEAAQRGFPSQTTEPLGGWKFSNFKDGVFGERFHVNMADANLTFIPDGLSDEGACMLTDMWSTGMMGSENANIPLGGTVLVIGIGAVGLSAIAGAKCLGAGRLFAAGTRPISVEVAKKYGATDIINYKNGPIDEQVRELTDGAGVDSVVIAGGNLENTWAEAIKSAKAGGTVSNVNYLSGADNVLIPRVEWGCGMSNINITNGLCPGGAVRMERLADLALCGRQDPELLVTHKFKGLEKIEDALLLMKDKPKDLIKPVVMLDID; this is encoded by the coding sequence ATGGCAACTTTTAAAGGATTTGCAATGAAAAGACTCAATGAAATCGGTTGGGTAGAAAAAGAAGTACCTGAATGTGGACCTATGGACGCTATTATTAAACCAACTTGTGTATCTCCATGTACTTCCGATATTCACACAGTATGGGAAGGTGCAATCGGTGACAGAAGAGACATGATCTTAGGTCACGAAGCTGTTGGTGAAGTAGTTGAAGTAGGTAGCATGGTCAAAAAATTCAAACCTGGCGACCGTGTAATTGTTCCAGCTATCACCCCTGACTGGGACGATGAAGCAGCTCAAAGAGGATTCCCTTCACAAACAACCGAACCTCTCGGTGGTTGGAAGTTCTCCAACTTCAAAGACGGGGTATTCGGTGAAAGATTCCACGTAAACATGGCTGACGCAAACTTAACCTTCATCCCTGACGGATTATCCGACGAAGGTGCATGTATGTTAACCGACATGTGGTCCACTGGTATGATGGGATCCGAAAACGCTAACATTCCATTAGGTGGAACTGTACTTGTTATTGGTATTGGTGCAGTAGGTCTTTCTGCTATTGCTGGTGCTAAATGTTTAGGTGCAGGTAGATTATTCGCTGCAGGTACCCGTCCTATTTCTGTCGAAGTTGCTAAAAAATACGGTGCAACCGACATAATCAACTACAAAAACGGACCTATCGATGAACAAGTAAGAGAACTTACCGATGGTGCAGGTGTAGACTCTGTAGTTATTGCAGGTGGTAACTTAGAAAACACATGGGCTGAAGCAATTAAATCTGCAAAAGCAGGAGGAACTGTATCCAATGTAAACTACTTAAGTGGTGCTGACAATGTATTAATCCCACGTGTAGAATGGGGTTGCGGTATGTCAAACATCAACATTACAAACGGATTATGTCCTGGTGGAGCAGTAAGAATGGAAAGACTTGCTGATCTTGCATTATGCGGCAGACAAGACCCTGAATTATTAGTTACCCACAAATTCAAAGGTCTTGAAAAAATCGAAGATGCATTGCTCTTGATGAAAGACAAACCTAAAGACTTAA
- a CDS encoding helix-turn-helix transcriptional regulator yields the protein MIISEELFEGICDLDDFNLLKFVISSELRLKILFSLYESSKSIKELESEINRKSGNISRGLNELKSCKLITKLPNKLFAISSTGFLVAKNLENLMDNMGSIESNGEFWENHSIKSIPNKFLKELSIFNNSTLVKSTITDFAKPINLYLENIKKSTYICMILPVFSKIFNDAVNDAIIEHDGYLDLVTTKNIYDLSIKSDSDNKIKSLVRDKKIKFYIVDDLPNIFFTVSDQFASLYLFFDDVVFDNSEMLLLEDDLNLNDAYRFYRFFKNEILK from the coding sequence ATGATTATTAGTGAAGAACTTTTTGAAGGAATTTGCGATTTGGACGATTTTAACCTATTGAAATTTGTTATCAGCTCTGAGCTACGATTGAAAATATTGTTTAGCCTATATGAATCCAGCAAATCAATTAAGGAGCTGGAGTCTGAGATTAATAGAAAATCCGGCAATATTTCCAGAGGTTTAAATGAATTAAAATCCTGTAAATTAATTACAAAGCTTCCAAATAAATTGTTTGCCATATCATCTACTGGATTTTTGGTTGCAAAGAATCTGGAAAATCTAATGGATAATATGGGATCTATTGAGTCTAATGGAGAATTTTGGGAAAATCATTCCATCAAATCAATTCCTAACAAATTTCTAAAGGAATTATCCATCTTTAATAACTCTACATTAGTTAAATCAACCATTACAGATTTTGCCAAGCCTATTAATCTATACTTGGAAAACATTAAAAAGTCTACATATATCTGCATGATATTGCCTGTATTTTCTAAAATCTTCAATGATGCCGTTAATGACGCTATAATCGAACATGATGGCTATTTGGATTTGGTGACTACAAAGAACATTTATGATTTGTCAATTAAATCAGACTCTGACAATAAGATTAAGTCCTTGGTGAGAGATAAGAAGATCAAGTTTTATATTGTGGATGACCTTCCAAATATCTTCTTTACAGTTTCAGATCAGTTTGCTTCATTATACCTTTTCTTTGATGATGTTGTATTTGACAATTCTGAAATGCTTTTATTGGAAGACGATTTAAATTTAAATGATGCCTATAGATTCTATAGGTTCTTTAAGAATGAAATTTTAAAATAA
- a CDS encoding helix-turn-helix transcriptional regulator yields MTNRFEEENFLELQEDIKFLINSEIRLKILGCLYNSSASIKQIEAITNYSYSSILDNINKLEQKKFIYSIEDKFYLYNKTRLKLNSILYFNKSATFLRENSDFLNQSLIDINSEAIKDLSALEGSRLIESNNIDLFKSTEIFQRSLMGFKFLKGIFPYFHPRHDDIISYWIDNDCTVELILPDEVSEAVKNFIIDYVPKSPGIKNRFVKLKPNDHNIQLAFTVSDKCFVLALYTKSGQFNQNAVLVSTNPEAITFGLKLFEEYEELCGDYVSLENLIYPNGREDDY; encoded by the coding sequence TTGACAAATCGATTTGAAGAAGAAAATTTTCTTGAACTTCAAGAGGATATAAAGTTTCTTATTAACTCTGAAATTCGTTTAAAAATTTTAGGCTGCTTGTATAATTCCTCTGCTTCAATAAAACAGATAGAAGCAATTACAAATTATAGTTACAGTTCAATTCTTGACAATATCAATAAGCTGGAGCAAAAAAAGTTTATTTATAGCATAGAGGATAAATTTTATTTATATAATAAAACAAGGCTGAAATTAAACAGCATTCTCTATTTTAACAAATCAGCCACATTTTTAAGAGAGAATTCTGATTTCTTAAATCAGTCTCTTATAGATATTAACTCTGAAGCTATAAAGGATTTATCTGCTCTTGAAGGCTCTAGACTAATTGAATCTAATAATATTGATTTATTTAAATCTACTGAAATCTTTCAACGTTCTTTAATGGGATTTAAATTTTTAAAAGGTATCTTCCCTTATTTCCATCCACGACATGATGATATTATTAGCTATTGGATAGACAATGATTGCACTGTTGAATTAATACTTCCTGATGAGGTTTCAGAGGCTGTAAAGAATTTCATTATTGATTATGTTCCAAAAAGCCCTGGAATTAAGAATAGATTTGTCAAATTAAAACCTAACGACCATAACATTCAATTGGCTTTTACAGTGTCTGATAAGTGTTTTGTTTTGGCTTTATATACTAAATCTGGCCAGTTTAATCAAAATGCAGTGCTGGTTTCAACTAATCCTGAAGCTATCACCTTTGGATTAAAGCTTTTTGAGGAATATGAAGAATTATGCGGAGATTATGTTTCACTAGAGAATCTTATTTATCCTAATGGAAGGGAGGATGATTATTAG